AATACTCAAATGAAAGGTTATCAGGGTAATCCCCTTCATAGACAACTCTTTTTATGCCTGCATTTATGATCATTTTTGCACACATAGAGCATGGGCTTGCACTTACATAGATGGTGGCATCTTTAGTGCTTACACCGTTTAATGCGGCTTGTATTATGGCATTCTGCTCGGCATGAGTGCCCCTACAAAGCTCATGCCTTTCGCCTGATGGTATGTTTAAGCTTTCCCTCATACATCCTACTTCTTCACAGTGTTTAAGCCCTGTGGGTGCACCATTGTATCCTGTGGATATGATATGCTTGTCCTTCACAATGACAGCACCAACCTGCCTTCTTAAACAGGTAGATCGTGTCTTCACCACATCTACCACCATCATAAAATACTCATCCCACGACGGTCTCATCTTTCATTCCTCTTACTTCGTTCCGAAAAGCCTATCCCCTGCATCGCCAAGACCTGGCACGATGTATCCATGCTCATTTAGCCTTTCATCGATACAAGCTAAATAGATAGGCACTTCAGGGTGATCCTTGTGAACAGCTTCTATCCCTTCAGGTGCAGCTATGAGGTTGACAAGCTTTATGCTTTGTGCACCTCTCTCTTTCAAAAAGTGTATGGCAGCAGATGCGGAGCCACCTGTCGCCAGCATAGGATCTACTACAATGAGATCCCTCTCATTTATATCAGAAGGCAACTTACAGTAGTATTCAACAGGCTTTAATGTCTCAGGATCCCTGTACAAACCTATGTGTCCAACCTTCGCTGCAGGTATAAGCTTCATCATGCCATCTACCATGCCAAGTCCTGCTCTTAAGATTGGAATTATGCCTAACTTTTTGCCAGCTATGACTTTCGTCTTGGCAATGGCTATAGGTGTCTTTACTTCGATCTCCTCCAATGGAAGATCTCTCGTCACTTCATACGCCATAAGCATAGATATCTCTTCTACAAGCTCTCTAAATTCCTTTGACCCTGTATTTTCGTCTCTTATCAAACTGATTTTGTGCTGTATCAATGGATGATCTAATACATAAACATTATCGTACATTCATTTACCTCCTATGTCATCTCGAGTATTTTTTTTCAATCTCAGAAATCTTGTCAATCCTCTTTTGATGCCTTCCGCCTTGAAATTCTGCGTCAAGCCATTCATCTACCAAAAGGGTTGCAAGACCTGGCCCTACAACTCTTCCCCCCATGCAAAGCACGTTTGCATTGTTGTGCTCTTTTGAGTACCTTGCCGAAAAGGCATCAGATACGTGTGCTGCCCTTATGCCAGGCACTTTATTGGCAGCAATCGATATACCAACGCCTGTTCCACACAAAAGTATGCCTTTCTCAAACTGTCCGCTGGCTACAGCCTCTGCCACTTCTCTGGCGTAATCAGGATAGTCTACAGACTCCTCACTAAATGTGCCAAAATCCTTGTATTCTATCCCTCTTTCCTCAAGATGCTTCTTTATGGCTTCTTTAAGCTCATATCCACCGTGATCAGAACCTATCGCAATCAT
The nucleotide sequence above comes from Thermoanaerobacterium sp. PSU-2. Encoded proteins:
- a CDS encoding dCMP deaminase family protein, with the protein product MRPSWDEYFMMVVDVVKTRSTCLRRQVGAVIVKDKHIISTGYNGAPTGLKHCEEVGCMRESLNIPSGERHELCRGTHAEQNAIIQAALNGVSTKDATIYVSASPCSMCAKMIINAGIKRVVYEGDYPDNLSFEYLKEASVEVVKMERR
- the upp gene encoding uracil phosphoribosyltransferase, translated to MYDNVYVLDHPLIQHKISLIRDENTGSKEFRELVEEISMLMAYEVTRDLPLEEIEVKTPIAIAKTKVIAGKKLGIIPILRAGLGMVDGMMKLIPAAKVGHIGLYRDPETLKPVEYYCKLPSDINERDLIVVDPMLATGGSASAAIHFLKERGAQSIKLVNLIAAPEGIEAVHKDHPEVPIYLACIDERLNEHGYIVPGLGDAGDRLFGTK
- the rpiB gene encoding ribose 5-phosphate isomerase B translates to MIAIGSDHGGYELKEAIKKHLEERGIEYKDFGTFSEESVDYPDYAREVAEAVASGQFEKGILLCGTGVGISIAANKVPGIRAAHVSDAFSARYSKEHNNANVLCMGGRVVGPGLATLLVDEWLDAEFQGGRHQKRIDKISEIEKKYSR